The Toxorhynchites rutilus septentrionalis strain SRP chromosome 3, ASM2978413v1, whole genome shotgun sequence genome includes a region encoding these proteins:
- the LOC129775812 gene encoding integrin beta-nu, whose protein sequence is MSRNIVTSVFIISIVLQIVFGQSLSKCFFQKTCVECLDTDISCAWCTDENYGMYKSRCMSLDDLKSSNCSESKIETNENSSQFEYIKNESPRDFDREALEVTQISPQKVWMKLGKLEPHSFKFTYKPAKNYPLDLYYLMDLTWSMKDDRDTLINMGDQLAKALANLTENYRLGFGSFIDKPIMPFIQTEEHRRENPCSSEREICGPTYGFRHRLQITKNIDSFIEKLKTSNVSANLDNLEGGLDALMQVLVCDDRIGWGANTRKIVILATNGYMHMAGDGLLAGITERNDKLCHLSADGEYTGALLYDYPSLEEIYRVLGKSKTAVIFGVTQELQEYYTSLQELMSEFASVGLLQDDSSNILQLVDTGYRDFVRRVEFTDNAPSYIRISYTTDCGGVYTTPQPINKCDNIEIGKEYDFNVEIRLLDYPPEQVSNLTVKIEETLISNEAVELVIDIRKTCNCELEQEPIPSSDVCMGNGDYSCGMCNCQAGWIGKTCECNLQNFDNSADLLNLCRAETEFDELGPVCSERGECICGQCHCNHGFDGPHCECSQCTPLSGLICNDHGECDCGTCKCHNGWSGDECDCSTDDRNCKAPHKGEFCSGRGDCICGKCSCSESYFGPYCEAMAGSESELCSFYDDCVRCAIHRKLGKKCDNIEAECKSKLGLYSAEFFETLEDTLNCTARITHNELTCDFKYTYSFNDQRTLLKILDQDCSRINVMATAFGIALLTVVLGLLVMVIIRMKMYLEDRRMYQQFEKEQQNETSYQMQSPLYKSPISNFTVPEEMADSELR, encoded by the exons AATTACGGCATGTACAAATCTCGCTGCATGAGCCTGGATGACTTGAAATCATCCAACTGCAGTGAAAGTAAAAtcgaaacaaatgaaaattccagcCAGTTTGAGTACATCAAAAATGAGTCACCGCGCGATTTTGACCGAGAGGCATTAGAAGTTACCCAAATAAGCCCTCAAAAAGTGTGGATGAAACTTGGCAAGC TTGAACCACACAGTTTCAAATTCACCTACAAACCCGCGAAGAATTATCCATTGGATCTGTATTATCTGATGGATCTCACCTGGTCGATGAAGGACGACAGAGACACCCTCATCAACATGGGAGATCAATTGGCGAAAGCCCTAGCGAACCTCACCGAGAACTACCGCTTGGGATTCGGAAGTTTCATAGACAAACCCATCATGCCGTTCATTCAGACCGAGGAGCATCGGCGGGAGAATCCTTGTAGCTCGGAGCGAGAGATCTGCGGACCGACGTACGGTTTTCGCCATCGGTTGCAGATAACCAAAAATATCGACAGCTTCATCGAGAAGCTCAAAACCAGCAACGTGTCGGCCAATCTGGACAATCTCGAGGGAGGTCTGGATGCACTGATGCAGGTGCTGGTGTGCGATGATCGAATCGGTTGGGGAGCGAACACGAGGAAAATTGTTATCCTGGCTACCAATGGTTACATGCACATGGCTGGTGACGGGCTGTTAGCTGGAATTACCGAACGAAATGATAAACTATGTCACCTTTCGGCGGATGGGGAGTACACTGGGGCGCTGCTGTACGATTATCCTTCCCTGGAAGAGATTTATCGAGTCTTGGGAAAGTCAAAAACGGCAGTGATCTTTGGAGTTACCCAGGAACTGCAAGAATATTACACATCGTTACAGGAGTTAATGTCGGAGTTTGCAAGTGTGGGCCTCCTGCAGGACGATTCATCAAACATTCTGCAGCTGGTTGACACTGGGTACAGGGATTTTGTTAGGAGGGTCGAGTTTACAGATAACGCACCGAGTTACATCCGAATCTCATACACAACTGATTGCGGGGGCGTCTACACTACACCACAACCGATAAACAAATGCGATAATATTGAAATCGGGAAAGAGTATGACTTCAATGTGGAAATTCGATTGCTTGACTATCCCCCTGAACAAGTATCGAATCTAACGGTCAAAATTGAGGAGACACTTATCAGTAACGAAGCTGTTGAATTGGTGATCGACATTCGTAAGACTTGCAACTGTGAACTGGAACAAGAGCCCATCCCATCGAGCGATGTTTGCATGGGAAATGGTGACTATTCGTGTGGAATGTGCAATTGTCAGGCAGGGTG gatTGGAAAAACATGTGAATGCAATCTCCAAAACTTCGACAACAGCGCCGACTTACTGAATCTTTGCCGAGCAGAGACGGAATTTGATGAGCTGGGACCAGTCTGTTCGGAAAGAGGAGAATGCATCTGCGGACAATGCCACTGCAATCACGGTTTTGATGGGCCACACTGTGAATGTTCTCAATGTACACC GTTATCCGGTTTAATCTGCAACGATCACGGAGAGTGTGACTGTGGTACCTGCAAGTGCCACAATGGTTGGTCAGGAgacgagtgtgattgttcaacCGATGACCGCAACTGTAAGGCACCCCACAAGGGTGAATTCTGTTCCGGACGGGGCGATTGCATATGTGGCAAATGCAGCTGCAGTGAATCTTATTTTGGCCCGTACTGTGAAGCTATGGCAGGATCAGAGTCAGAACTGTGCTCATTCTATGATGATTGCGTGCGTTGTGCCATTCACAGGAAATTGGGCAAGAAATGTGACAATATTGAAGCCGAATGCAAATCTAAACTTGGGCTGTACAGTGCAGaatttttcgaaactttggaaG ACACATTGAACTGTACCGCTCGTATAACCCACAATGAGCTCACATGCGACTTTAAATATACGTACAGTTTCAATGACCAGCGGACACTGCTAAAGATTTTGGATCAGGATTGCAGTCGGATCAATGTTATGGCTACCGCTTTCGGCATTGCTTTATTAACTGTGGTTCTAGGTTTGCTGGTAATGGTTATTATTAGGATGAAAATGTACCTCGAGGATCGGAGAATGTATCAGCAGTTTGAGAAGGAGCAGCAGAATGAGACTTCGTATCAGATGCAAAGTCCACTGTACAAATCACCCATTTCGAACTTCACGGTTCCAGAAGAAATGGCCGATAGTGAACTAAGATAA